A single window of Pseudarthrobacter defluvii DNA harbors:
- a CDS encoding glycosyltransferase, with protein sequence MKIMLLTAGSRGDVEPFLALARAACLAGHQVRTAVPDNSGADGAGLDIVSLHIDFAQLVSEQGVSPRAAASAFRSVIRPAMATLFSAAVEHITAFAPDIVVYHPKVLTAPAAAYSLGIPSVLVETVPSLTPTREFPAPFLTTRNLGPFNRSTYRAAHLAALMFRRELARALQALPPGPVPKAAALKMRHQATLIPASPRLLPRPADWPSSVHLTGHWPATPIAGQPDAELEDFTRGGDFVYAGFGSMKAGDAASRGEAIITAARRNGLKTLVSEGWGGISVPPASRGADVLVRRSVEHHLVMPRAAAAIHHGGAGTVHAAARAGIPSVVVPFIADQPFWGHLLNRAGLAPEPVPYRKITADRLSHAIAQTQELRGRAAETGAQIRQEDGTAAALGVLETLAVS encoded by the coding sequence ATGAAAATCATGCTGCTGACCGCGGGATCCCGTGGCGACGTGGAACCCTTTCTCGCCCTCGCCCGGGCTGCCTGTCTGGCCGGGCACCAGGTCCGCACGGCCGTTCCGGACAACTCGGGAGCGGACGGTGCAGGACTGGACATTGTCAGTCTTCACATCGATTTCGCCCAGCTGGTCAGCGAGCAGGGTGTTTCACCCAGGGCAGCTGCCTCGGCGTTCCGGAGCGTGATCCGGCCGGCCATGGCCACGCTTTTTTCTGCTGCCGTGGAGCACATCACTGCCTTCGCCCCGGACATTGTCGTCTACCACCCGAAGGTCCTTACTGCTCCCGCCGCCGCGTACAGCCTCGGCATCCCGTCCGTTCTGGTGGAGACCGTTCCATCCCTCACCCCTACAAGGGAGTTTCCCGCGCCCTTCCTCACCACACGCAACCTGGGCCCGTTCAACCGGTCCACTTACCGGGCAGCGCACCTGGCCGCGCTGATGTTCAGGCGTGAGTTGGCCCGGGCACTGCAGGCGCTCCCGCCGGGACCTGTGCCGAAGGCAGCCGCGCTGAAGATGCGCCACCAGGCCACGCTGATCCCCGCCAGCCCCCGCCTTCTGCCGCGCCCCGCCGACTGGCCATCTTCCGTCCACCTAACCGGCCACTGGCCAGCTACACCGATTGCCGGGCAGCCGGATGCCGAACTGGAGGATTTCACGCGTGGCGGCGACTTCGTCTACGCGGGGTTTGGTTCGATGAAGGCAGGCGATGCAGCGTCCCGGGGTGAAGCGATCATTACCGCGGCCCGCCGCAACGGCCTGAAGACACTGGTTTCCGAAGGCTGGGGCGGCATTTCCGTCCCTCCCGCATCCAGGGGCGCCGACGTCCTGGTCCGAAGATCTGTGGAACACCACCTCGTCATGCCGCGTGCCGCCGCAGCGATCCATCATGGCGGCGCAGGTACTGTTCACGCCGCAGCGCGGGCAGGGATCCCCTCCGTGGTGGTGCCCTTCATCGCCGACCAGCCGTTCTGGGGCCACCTGCTGAACAGGGCAGGCCTTGCGCCGGAGCCGGTCCCTTACCGGAAGATCACAGCGGACAGGCTGAGCCACGCTATTGCCCAAACCCAGGAATTGCGCGGCCGCGCGGCCGAAACCGGTGCCCAAATCCGCCAGGAAGACGGCACTGCTGCTGCGCTTGGTGTACTTGAAACGCTGGCAGTGTCCTAG
- a CDS encoding FAD-binding dehydrogenase has product MDADVIIIGGGLAGLVAGNELVRAGKCVAIVDQENAANLGGQAFWSLGGLFLVDTPMQRRLGVKDSFELAWQDWQGSAQWDRFSGPHPEDEWAQRWGRAYVEFAAGEKRAWLQQQGIRFTPLVGWAERGDGRAGGHGNSVPRFHVPWGTGTGVSEPFADKARAAAAAGSVRFFFRHRVDGLTYDGGAVTGVRGAVLAPDASPRGVSSNRDVVGDFELRAQAVVVASGGIGGNHEQVRRWWPDRLGTPPGKMVTGVPQHVDGRMLDIADESGVRLVNRDRMWHYTEGIQNWNPVWPGHAIRILPGPSSLWFDALGRRLPSPGLPGYDTLGTLRLLRTTPELQQYDHSWFVLNQRIIEKEFALSGSEQNPDITNRDLKLLLKTRLGPGASGPIEAFKEHGADFVVADNLADLVRGMNALTDQPLLDHGQLRRQVEERDAEIRNPYSKDIQVAGIRNSRRYLGDRLFRTVKPHRVLDPKAGPLIAVRLHVVTRKTLGGIQTNLSGQALGHGALPIPGLYAAGEAAGFGGGGAHGYNALEGTFLGGCIFTGLTVGRSLAAAL; this is encoded by the coding sequence ATGGACGCGGACGTCATCATCATCGGCGGCGGGCTGGCCGGGCTCGTGGCCGGCAATGAACTGGTCCGTGCCGGAAAGTGCGTCGCCATCGTGGACCAGGAGAACGCGGCCAACCTGGGCGGCCAGGCGTTCTGGTCGCTGGGCGGGCTCTTCCTGGTGGACACCCCCATGCAGCGCCGGCTTGGCGTGAAGGACTCCTTCGAGCTGGCGTGGCAGGACTGGCAGGGGTCGGCGCAGTGGGACCGGTTTTCCGGCCCGCATCCCGAGGACGAGTGGGCGCAGCGATGGGGGCGCGCCTACGTCGAGTTCGCCGCGGGTGAGAAGCGGGCCTGGCTGCAGCAGCAGGGCATCCGGTTCACTCCGCTGGTGGGTTGGGCGGAGCGCGGTGACGGCAGGGCCGGCGGCCACGGCAACTCGGTCCCCCGCTTCCACGTCCCCTGGGGTACCGGCACCGGCGTGTCGGAGCCGTTCGCGGACAAGGCCCGCGCAGCTGCTGCTGCGGGCAGCGTCAGGTTTTTCTTCCGTCACCGGGTGGACGGTCTAACGTACGACGGCGGCGCGGTCACCGGGGTGCGAGGCGCCGTGCTGGCGCCCGACGCGTCGCCGCGCGGGGTCTCCTCCAACCGGGACGTTGTCGGCGACTTCGAACTGCGGGCGCAGGCGGTGGTGGTCGCGTCCGGCGGGATCGGCGGAAACCACGAGCAGGTGCGCCGGTGGTGGCCCGACCGGCTGGGGACGCCGCCGGGCAAAATGGTCACCGGCGTACCGCAGCATGTGGACGGGCGGATGCTGGACATCGCTGACGAGTCCGGGGTCCGGCTGGTGAACCGTGACCGCATGTGGCACTACACCGAGGGCATCCAGAACTGGAACCCCGTCTGGCCGGGCCATGCCATCCGGATCCTGCCCGGCCCGTCGTCGCTCTGGTTCGATGCCCTTGGCCGCCGGCTCCCCTCCCCCGGCCTGCCCGGCTACGACACCCTGGGCACCCTCCGCCTGCTGCGGACCACACCGGAGCTCCAGCAGTACGACCATTCCTGGTTCGTCCTCAACCAGCGCATCATCGAAAAGGAATTCGCCCTCTCCGGCTCGGAGCAGAATCCGGACATCACCAACCGGGACCTGAAGCTGCTGCTGAAGACCCGGCTGGGCCCTGGCGCGTCCGGTCCCATCGAGGCGTTCAAGGAGCACGGCGCTGACTTTGTGGTGGCGGACAACCTGGCGGACCTGGTCCGCGGGATGAACGCTCTGACGGACCAGCCGCTGCTGGACCACGGGCAGCTCCGGCGGCAGGTCGAGGAGCGCGACGCCGAGATCCGCAACCCTTATTCAAAGGACATCCAGGTGGCAGGCATCCGGAACAGCCGGCGCTACCTGGGCGACCGGCTCTTCCGCACGGTGAAGCCGCACCGGGTCCTGGACCCGAAGGCCGGTCCGCTGATTGCGGTGCGGCTGCATGTTGTCACGCGTAAAACGCTGGGCGGCATCCAGACCAACCTGTCCGGCCAGGCTCTGGGGCACGGGGCCCTTCCCATTCCCGGCCTCTACGCCGCCGGCGAGGCAGCGGGGTTCGGCGGCGGCGGCGCCCACGGGTACAACGCACTCGAAGGGACCTTCCTGGGAGGCTGCATTTTCACCGGCCTCACCGTGGGCCGGAGCCTGGCGGCCGCGCTGTAG
- a CDS encoding GNAT family N-acetyltransferase, translating into MDFRLRQATPEDAEAVVLMQTQAHEECYPHLLSADFFERRRASIPERVERRRAFLGTEDPRILAFDAGDELVGYADAGPGREDDAPEALELYSIYTLRRTYGTGLGAALVSAAVGSGPAYVWVLENNPRALAFYRKQGFRSDGKRNTLPPEWEALPEFRLVRRVQQ; encoded by the coding sequence ATGGACTTTCGACTACGCCAGGCCACACCGGAGGACGCCGAAGCGGTGGTGCTCATGCAGACGCAGGCGCACGAGGAGTGCTACCCGCACCTGCTCTCGGCGGATTTCTTCGAGCGGCGCAGGGCCAGCATCCCCGAACGGGTGGAGCGGCGGCGGGCGTTCCTTGGCACGGAGGACCCCCGGATCCTCGCCTTCGACGCGGGTGACGAGTTGGTGGGTTACGCGGACGCCGGGCCCGGCCGGGAGGACGACGCCCCCGAAGCGCTGGAACTCTACTCCATCTACACGCTCCGGCGCACCTATGGGACGGGGCTGGGGGCAGCATTGGTGAGTGCCGCCGTCGGCTCCGGCCCGGCCTACGTCTGGGTGCTGGAGAACAACCCGCGCGCCCTGGCCTTTTACCGGAAGCAGGGGTTCCGGTCGGACGGCAAGCGCAACACCCTGCCGCCCGAGTGGGAGGCGCTGCCCGAATTCCGGCTGGTGCGGCGGGTTCAGCAATAG
- a CDS encoding potassium channel family protein produces MDFECVLFTAAGAALVLLMVADVFQTLLYPHGSGPVGRTIMRWFWLLSRKLRGGASSIAAPLAMAAVIAAWAALAAVGWALLYLPHLPDGFTYSAGIPRQADFPEALYISLVALSTAGFGEIVATHPLLRLVMAFQAVAGFGLLTATVSWILQTYPALSRRRALAHQLNLFREAAGPSGIASLEARHAAGLLESMAENVASVSIDLLSFHETYYFHEVEQRGSLPATIAYAHQLALDAQGSDNPELRFAGRMLYAALDDLAQVLRGKFGHVGDTSSDVFDHYELHHRHRRPPEPRR; encoded by the coding sequence ATGGACTTCGAATGCGTGCTTTTCACGGCGGCAGGCGCAGCGCTGGTCCTGTTGATGGTCGCCGACGTCTTCCAAACGTTGCTGTACCCGCACGGCTCGGGTCCGGTGGGCCGGACCATCATGCGCTGGTTCTGGCTGCTGTCCAGAAAACTCAGGGGCGGGGCCTCCTCCATCGCCGCACCGCTGGCCATGGCTGCGGTCATCGCCGCCTGGGCCGCCCTTGCCGCCGTGGGCTGGGCCCTGCTGTACCTCCCCCATTTGCCGGACGGATTCACCTACTCGGCAGGTATCCCCCGGCAGGCTGACTTCCCGGAAGCGCTCTACATCTCGCTGGTGGCCCTCTCAACCGCAGGATTTGGCGAGATCGTTGCCACGCACCCGCTGCTTCGGCTGGTGATGGCCTTCCAGGCTGTGGCCGGTTTTGGCCTGCTGACCGCCACGGTGTCCTGGATCCTGCAGACCTACCCGGCGCTGAGCCGCCGGCGCGCCCTTGCCCACCAGCTCAACCTGTTCCGGGAAGCGGCGGGACCATCCGGCATCGCTTCCCTGGAAGCCCGGCATGCGGCGGGACTGCTGGAGTCGATGGCTGAAAACGTGGCGTCCGTGAGCATCGATCTCCTGTCCTTCCACGAGACCTACTACTTCCATGAAGTGGAGCAGCGGGGATCCCTTCCGGCCACCATTGCGTACGCCCACCAGCTGGCCTTGGACGCCCAGGGCAGCGACAACCCCGAACTCCGGTTCGCCGGGCGCATGCTCTACGCAGCGCTGGATGACCTGGCCCAAGTGCTGCGCGGGAAGTTCGGCCATGTGGGAGACACGTCATCGGACGTCTTCGACCACTACGAGCTCCACCACAGGCACCGGCGGCCGCCGGAACCGCGAAGGTGA
- a CDS encoding LacI family DNA-binding transcriptional regulator produces the protein MSENSFRNSGIAAVAALAGVSTGTVSKALNGTGQLRESTRLRVRAAAEEVGWLPNGAARSIRSGRTYTVGVITTDSYGRFSIPILRGVEDALGLGEMLCFLCDSRDDPIREQHYVRTLLARQVDGIIAVGRKVDPRTPLAENLPVPVIYAFAPSTDPQDCSITADERGGARRAVDHLVKTGRRRIAHITGLENHASAALRAEGFLAAMASQGLEPVGDVWYGSWSEEWGHNGVRALLANHPDVDAIFCGSDQIARGAAYELERHGRSIPDDVALIGVDNWSPFTDGYRPHLSSVDLNLSTIGRRAGEALLSALDGMPRPGIHIVDCDLIVRESSGPRG, from the coding sequence ATGTCGGAAAATAGTTTCCGTAATTCCGGCATAGCGGCAGTGGCCGCGCTCGCGGGAGTTTCGACCGGAACAGTCTCAAAGGCGCTGAACGGCACGGGCCAGCTGCGGGAATCGACGCGGCTGCGGGTCAGGGCTGCCGCGGAAGAGGTTGGCTGGCTGCCCAACGGCGCAGCGCGGAGTATCCGCAGTGGCAGGACCTACACCGTGGGAGTGATCACCACCGACAGTTACGGACGCTTCAGCATTCCAATCCTGCGCGGCGTAGAGGATGCGCTAGGCCTGGGGGAGATGCTCTGCTTTCTTTGCGACAGCAGGGACGACCCCATCCGGGAGCAGCACTACGTGCGCACACTCCTTGCCCGGCAGGTTGACGGAATCATCGCCGTCGGGCGCAAAGTGGATCCGCGGACGCCGCTCGCGGAGAACCTGCCCGTGCCGGTCATCTATGCCTTTGCGCCGTCCACTGATCCGCAGGACTGCTCTATTACGGCGGACGAGCGTGGCGGCGCACGCCGTGCCGTGGACCACTTGGTGAAGACCGGCAGGCGCCGGATCGCCCACATCACCGGCCTGGAAAACCATGCGTCGGCGGCGCTGCGGGCGGAAGGCTTCCTTGCCGCCATGGCCAGCCAGGGGCTGGAGCCAGTAGGGGATGTCTGGTACGGAAGCTGGAGCGAGGAATGGGGCCACAACGGGGTCCGCGCGCTGCTGGCGAACCACCCGGACGTGGACGCCATCTTCTGCGGCAGCGACCAGATTGCCCGGGGCGCCGCCTACGAACTAGAACGGCACGGCCGGTCCATCCCGGACGACGTGGCCCTGATAGGCGTGGACAACTGGTCCCCGTTCACCGATGGGTACCGGCCGCATCTCTCCAGCGTGGACCTGAACCTTTCCACCATCGGCCGGCGCGCGGGGGAGGCGCTGCTGTCAGCGCTGGACGGTATGCCCCGCCCGGGAATTCACATCGTGGACTGCGACCTCATCGTGCGGGAGTCCTCCGGTCCACGGGGATAG
- a CDS encoding glycoside hydrolase family 127 protein — protein sequence MTSVHHIPAPAAGQGAGNGTAAGPVGATASGHYALRPLDFNSVRLRPEGHLGSWQELNRTATIPHCIANVESSGALDNFRRLAGESDAAFRGFWFQDTDLYKTLEAVGWEAGRQADPRWEEYLETMGALLAKVQEPDGYLNTWVQGVEPGQRWDKLQWSHELYTAGHLLQAAVAVARTTGNGSVVEVARRVADCIVETFGPGGVEKIDGHPEVETALVELYRLTGDKRYLDTAVRQLDLRGHGILPDDRFGRQYFQDHLPIRKAANEATGHAVRQVYLSTGVADAYLENGDPSLLEAAETLWENIFSQKAYLTGALGSRHRDEAFGDAYELPPDRAYAETCASIASLHFSWRLLLATGNGKYADEMERALYNGIAASTSIEGNSFFYSNPLQLRTGHDGSTEDAPSERLSWYACACCPPNLARLVASLHHYVATQDESGLQLQLLHDGEVRVSGEPFGGEVSVATTTEYPWDEKASVEVTAPAGEWTLSVRIPSWCEDPQVAIDGAAVEAEPDASGYLRLRRDWEGSTTVLLTLPMPARVVSAHPRVDAVRGTVALVRGPVVYCLEQHDQADGVVLEDLAIDTSAPVEIVPAEGIPGVRTALKAAGVARPAAQQPLYGSSSGAGAVEQRSVPLTAIPYFRWANRGPAAMRVWIPVA from the coding sequence ATGACATCTGTTCACCACATTCCGGCACCGGCCGCAGGGCAGGGCGCCGGCAACGGGACCGCAGCGGGCCCCGTCGGGGCAACGGCGTCCGGACATTACGCCCTGCGCCCCCTGGACTTCAATTCGGTGCGGCTGCGCCCGGAGGGGCATCTGGGCAGCTGGCAGGAGCTCAACCGGACGGCCACCATCCCCCACTGCATAGCGAATGTGGAATCCAGCGGCGCCCTGGACAACTTCCGGCGGCTGGCCGGCGAGAGCGACGCGGCGTTCCGCGGCTTCTGGTTCCAGGACACAGACCTGTACAAGACACTGGAGGCGGTGGGATGGGAGGCCGGCCGCCAGGCGGACCCCCGCTGGGAAGAGTACCTGGAAACCATGGGCGCACTGCTGGCCAAAGTGCAGGAGCCGGACGGCTACCTGAATACCTGGGTCCAAGGAGTTGAGCCCGGCCAGCGCTGGGACAAGCTGCAATGGAGCCACGAGCTGTACACCGCGGGCCACCTGCTGCAGGCAGCCGTGGCAGTGGCCCGCACCACGGGAAACGGATCCGTTGTGGAGGTCGCCCGCCGGGTGGCTGACTGCATCGTGGAGACGTTCGGCCCGGGCGGCGTCGAAAAGATCGACGGACACCCGGAAGTGGAAACGGCACTTGTTGAGCTCTACCGCCTGACCGGAGACAAGCGCTACCTCGACACCGCAGTCCGGCAGCTGGACCTGCGCGGGCACGGCATCCTGCCCGACGACAGGTTCGGACGCCAGTACTTCCAGGACCACCTTCCCATCCGCAAGGCCGCCAATGAGGCAACAGGGCACGCGGTGCGGCAGGTCTACCTCTCCACTGGGGTAGCGGATGCCTACCTCGAAAACGGCGACCCCTCCCTGCTGGAGGCCGCGGAGACCCTCTGGGAGAACATCTTCTCCCAGAAGGCGTATCTGACGGGAGCGCTTGGATCGCGCCACCGGGACGAAGCGTTCGGCGACGCCTACGAACTGCCGCCGGACCGCGCCTACGCCGAGACGTGCGCGTCCATTGCAAGCCTGCACTTCAGCTGGCGGCTCCTGCTCGCCACAGGCAACGGCAAATACGCCGATGAGATGGAGCGCGCCCTCTACAACGGCATCGCCGCTTCGACCTCCATTGAGGGCAACAGCTTCTTCTACTCCAATCCTCTGCAGCTGCGCACGGGCCATGACGGATCCACTGAGGACGCGCCGTCGGAACGCCTGTCCTGGTACGCATGCGCCTGCTGCCCACCGAACCTGGCACGCTTGGTGGCATCCCTGCACCACTACGTGGCCACGCAGGATGAGTCCGGGCTGCAGCTTCAGCTGCTGCACGACGGCGAGGTGCGCGTGTCGGGCGAACCCTTCGGCGGTGAAGTATCGGTTGCCACTACGACGGAATACCCGTGGGACGAAAAGGCCAGCGTCGAGGTTACGGCCCCTGCCGGCGAATGGACTCTTTCCGTACGCATCCCATCCTGGTGCGAAGACCCGCAGGTGGCCATCGACGGCGCCGCGGTGGAGGCGGAGCCCGACGCGTCAGGCTACCTCCGGCTGCGCCGTGACTGGGAAGGCAGCACCACCGTCCTTCTCACGTTGCCCATGCCGGCGCGTGTTGTTAGCGCTCATCCACGGGTGGATGCCGTGCGGGGAACCGTCGCCCTGGTCCGTGGGCCGGTGGTCTACTGCCTCGAGCAGCATGACCAGGCCGACGGCGTCGTGCTTGAAGACCTCGCCATCGATACGTCCGCTCCTGTGGAGATCGTCCCGGCGGAGGGCATCCCCGGTGTGCGAACCGCACTGAAGGCCGCAGGTGTGGCCCGTCCCGCCGCGCAGCAACCGCTCTACGGCAGCAGCAGCGGAGCGGGTGCCGTGGAGCAGCGGTCGGTCCCGCTGACCGCCATCCCATATTTCCGCTGGGCCAACCGTGGGCCAGCCGCCATGCGGGTTTGGATCCCCGTCGCCTAG
- a CDS encoding IS5 family transposase (programmed frameshift): protein MSRTSVLTDGQWARIQSLLPSSVGRRGRPFRDDRRVVEGIIYRYRCGIAWRDVPAEFGPWQTIWKRHRRYSGDGTWDRILAALLTTADARGEVDWSVSVDSTVNRAHQHGTNLPRTTGACSNYMNLFAEPTDHAIGRSRGGLSTKIHALVDGKGRPLVLLVAPGQGGDAPMFTHLMNQLKINRTGPGRPRTRPDRVRGDKAYSSRAIRTHLRDRGIAAVIPQPSDQIGHRKRRGSTGGRPPAFDKEDYKGRNVVERNFNIFKQWRALATRYDKLAFTYRGGAVLRAISIWLTALGDTP, encoded by the exons GTGTCTCGTACTTCTGTTTTGACTGACGGGCAGTGGGCCCGGATTCAGTCGTTGCTGCCGTCTTCTGTTGGCCGCCGGGGTCGTCCTTTCCGGGATGATCGCCGTGTAGTCGAGGGCATCATCTACCGGTATCGGTGCGGGATCGCCTGGCGGGATGTGCCGGCGGAGTTTGGTCCCTGGCAGACCATCTGGAAGCGTCACCGCCGCTATAGCGGTGACGGGACCTGGGACAGGATCCTGGCGGCCCTGCTGACGACCGCGGATGCCCGCGGTGAGGTGGATTGGTCGGTTTCAGTGGACTCGACGGTGAATCGTGCCCACCAGCACGGCACCAACCTTCCGCGCACCACA GGGGCCTGCTCGAATTACATGAATCTGTTTGCTGAGCCCACCGATCACGCGATTGGGCGTTCCCGCGGCGGATTAAGCACCAAGATCCACGCCTTGGTCGATGGTAAAGGCAGACCCCTGGTGCTGCTCGTTGCCCCCGGCCAGGGCGGGGATGCGCCCATGTTCACTCATTTGATGAACCAGTTGAAGATCAACCGGACGGGTCCGGGCAGGCCGCGCACCCGCCCGGACCGTGTTCGCGGTGACAAGGCATACTCGTCCAGAGCGATCAGGACCCACCTTCGCGACCGCGGCATCGCCGCTGTTATCCCGCAACCATCCGACCAGATCGGCCACCGGAAACGACGCGGATCCACCGGCGGCCGACCCCCGGCCTTCGACAAGGAGGACTACAAAGGCCGCAACGTCGTCGAACGCAACTTCAACATCTTCAAGCAGTGGCGGGCCCTGGCGACCCGCTACGACAAACTGGCCTTCACCTACCGCGGCGGAGCAGTCCTCCGCGCGATCAGCATCTGGCTGACAGCTTTAGGAGACACGCCCTAG
- a CDS encoding ABC transporter substrate-binding protein: MKRTKLAAALALAASLALTATGCGGPSGSDSLQASSGEEPSGTITLWARDSQKGFMDILADAYNKSHKAQVQVTIVPSGNFVQKFGTATAGGSGPDVASIDLVYLPYFASTGVLQDITDEASKLPYKDKLSPSHARLSTWEDKTYALPFTAEASVLFYNKELFQKAGLDPAKPPANYEEILNAAKKIRALGPDTYGFTMAGQCGGCNIFEFTPSVWASGGDVLSADGKTAKLDSPEVTKALTFYKQMHEAGVMPEAAKTDSGTAQPALFQAGKVGMVVLGAFFTQTLNTDKKIDYGIAPIPGENGGSASFAGGDNIAVTTGSKNKPAAWDFVKWATGDEAQTLLAKNSIVPVRTDLVKSVYASADPRNEIFSKALETGKTPYSVVENKLFNDNNGPWATMINEAVFGGDVQAAQQKAQQAAQQIIQTGP, encoded by the coding sequence ATGAAACGCACAAAGCTCGCCGCAGCACTGGCGCTGGCGGCATCCCTCGCCCTCACGGCCACCGGCTGTGGCGGACCCTCCGGTTCCGACTCGCTGCAGGCCTCCTCCGGCGAGGAACCCAGCGGAACCATCACGCTCTGGGCACGCGATTCGCAGAAAGGGTTCATGGACATCCTTGCGGACGCTTACAACAAGTCCCACAAGGCGCAGGTCCAGGTGACCATCGTGCCCAGCGGGAACTTCGTACAGAAATTCGGCACCGCCACCGCCGGTGGGTCGGGACCCGACGTTGCATCGATCGACCTGGTCTACCTGCCCTACTTCGCCTCCACCGGCGTCCTGCAGGACATCACGGACGAGGCATCGAAGCTGCCGTACAAGGACAAGCTCAGCCCGTCCCACGCGCGCCTCTCCACCTGGGAGGACAAGACCTATGCCCTGCCCTTTACGGCGGAAGCGTCCGTGCTGTTCTACAACAAGGAACTCTTCCAAAAGGCAGGCCTGGATCCCGCCAAGCCCCCGGCCAACTACGAGGAAATCCTCAACGCAGCCAAGAAGATCCGCGCCCTGGGCCCGGACACCTACGGGTTCACGATGGCCGGACAATGCGGCGGCTGCAACATCTTCGAGTTCACGCCCAGCGTCTGGGCCAGTGGCGGCGACGTGCTCTCTGCCGACGGCAAGACTGCCAAGCTCGACTCCCCGGAGGTGACCAAGGCGCTGACGTTCTACAAGCAGATGCACGAGGCCGGCGTGATGCCTGAGGCGGCGAAGACCGACTCCGGCACAGCACAGCCAGCCCTGTTCCAGGCCGGAAAAGTGGGCATGGTAGTGCTCGGCGCCTTCTTCACGCAGACCCTGAACACAGACAAGAAGATCGATTACGGCATCGCCCCCATCCCCGGTGAGAACGGAGGGTCGGCCTCCTTTGCAGGCGGCGACAACATCGCGGTCACCACGGGCTCGAAGAACAAGCCTGCCGCATGGGATTTCGTGAAGTGGGCCACCGGCGACGAGGCCCAGACCCTGCTGGCCAAGAACTCCATCGTTCCGGTCAGGACTGACCTCGTGAAGAGCGTCTATGCCTCGGCGGACCCCCGTAACGAGATTTTCAGCAAGGCACTGGAGACCGGGAAGACACCGTACAGCGTCGTTGAAAACAAGTTGTTCAACGACAACAACGGGCCGTGGGCCACCATGATCAACGAGGCCGTTTTCGGCGGTGACGTCCAGGCCGCCCAGCAGAAGGCGCAGCAGGCCGCCCAGCAGATCATCCAGACCGGGCCCTGA
- a CDS encoding carbohydrate ABC transporter permease yields MAHNTIVTARPGRSGRPSAPPRTQRRRRTLSSSRSRLGAAVVAPALILLTVFFFLPVVLMLWMSLHRWPLLGKISFIGLGNYTAAFQDQDFLRAAGFTLLYTLIMTPVLLVIGIALALLIRRSGKAARVFQSIYFLPVVVGFAAAGYLWLFMAQPNIGPMLDLLTRGGLASHSDNWFGTFTTALGIVCAMVVWKVAGMQMLLLNSGLQSIPVELEEAARIDGASRTQVFRYVILPLLRPTLALVLVFSVAGSLLAFDQFYIMTSGGPANQTITAVYHIYRVSFQGFQLGYGAALSALLMIVLAVVSAIQMLILRNSDHN; encoded by the coding sequence TTGGCACACAACACCATCGTGACGGCGCGGCCCGGCAGGTCCGGACGCCCGTCGGCGCCGCCGCGCACCCAGCGGAGGAGGCGGACCCTATCCAGCTCCCGCAGCAGGCTCGGCGCCGCAGTCGTCGCCCCCGCACTGATCCTCCTCACCGTATTCTTCTTCCTGCCCGTGGTCCTGATGCTGTGGATGTCCCTGCACCGCTGGCCGCTGCTGGGGAAGATCAGCTTCATCGGCCTGGGAAACTACACGGCCGCGTTCCAGGACCAGGACTTCCTGCGGGCCGCCGGATTCACCCTGCTTTACACGCTGATCATGACTCCCGTGCTGCTGGTGATCGGCATCGCGCTGGCACTCCTCATCCGCCGCTCCGGAAAAGCAGCCAGGGTCTTCCAGTCCATCTACTTCCTGCCGGTCGTCGTCGGGTTCGCCGCCGCCGGCTACCTGTGGCTCTTCATGGCCCAGCCCAACATCGGGCCCATGCTGGACCTGCTCACCCGCGGGGGGCTGGCCTCGCACTCGGACAACTGGTTCGGCACCTTCACCACCGCTTTAGGCATCGTATGCGCGATGGTGGTCTGGAAGGTTGCAGGCATGCAGATGCTGCTGCTGAACTCGGGGCTGCAGTCCATTCCCGTGGAGCTCGAGGAAGCGGCCAGGATCGACGGTGCCAGCCGGACACAGGTGTTCCGCTACGTCATCCTGCCGCTGCTGCGGCCCACCCTTGCCCTGGTGCTGGTCTTCTCGGTGGCCGGCTCCCTGCTGGCCTTCGACCAGTTCTACATCATGACCAGCGGCGGTCCGGCAAACCAGACCATCACCGCGGTGTACCACATTTACCGCGTTTCCTTCCAGGGTTTCCAGCTCGGCTACGGCGCCGCGCTCTCGGCCCTGCTGATGATCGTGCTCGCCGTCGTCAGCGCCATCCAGATGCTCATTCTTCGCAACTCGGATCACAACTAG